The Engystomops pustulosus chromosome 9, aEngPut4.maternal, whole genome shotgun sequence genome includes a window with the following:
- the SPTAN1 gene encoding spectrin alpha chain, non-erythrocytic 1 isoform X2 has protein sequence MVTSAFRAPAIKRAGPRRSAQTKIRRFGVRKLECKTPSDLKMDSSGVKVLETAEDIQDRRQQVLDRYLRFKELSTIRRQKLEDSYRFQFFQRDADELEKWIQEKLQIASDENYKDPTNLQGKLQKHQAFEAEVQANAGAIVKLDNTGNQMIAESHFASETIRTRLVELHRLWEMLLLKMQEKGVKLQQAQKLVQYLRECEDVLDWINDKEAIVTSEELGQDLEHVEVLQKKFEEFQTDLAAHEERVNEVNQFASKLVQEEHPELELIKTKQDEVNANWQRLKGLALQRQGKLFGAAEVQRFNRDVDETIGWIREKEQLMASDDFGRDLASVQALLRKHEGLERDLAALEEKVKALRSESDRLQESHPQNAPQIQVKGEELLANWEQIRTLAAERHTRLNDSYKLQRFLADFRDLTSWVTEMKALINADELANDVAGAEALLDRHQEHKGEIDAHEDSFKAADAAGQALLNAGHYASDEVREKITILAEERTSLLELWDRRRQQYEQCMDLQLFYRDTEQVDNWMSKQEAFLLNEDLGDSLDSVEALLKKHEDFEKSLSAQEEKITALDEFATKLIQNNHYAMDDVAARRDALLNRRNALHERALYRRTQLADSFHLQQFFRDSDELKSWINEKMKTATDEAYKDPSNLQGKVQKHQAFEAELSANQSRIDALENSGQKLIDVNHYASDEVAARMNEVISLWKKLLEATDRKGIKLREANQQQQFNRNVEDIELWLYEVEGHLASDDYGKDLTNVQNLQKKHALLEADVAAHQDRIDGITIQARQFQDAGHFDADNIKKKQEALVARYDALKDPMVARKEKLSDSLRLQQLFRDIEDEETWIREKEPIAASTNRGKDLIGVQNLLKKHQALQAEIAGHEPRIKAVTQKGNNMITEGHFAADEVKVKLKELNDKWQSLRNKASQRRQDLEDSLQAQQYFADANEAESWMREKEPIVGSTDYGKDEDSAEALLKKHEALMSDLRAYGSSIQGLREQAQSCRQQVAPTDDETGKELVLALYDYQEKSPREVTMKKGDILTLLNSTNKDWWKVEVNDRQGFVPAAYVKKLDPAQSASRENLLDEQGSIALRQEQIDGQTLVPKEAGSVSLRMNQVAELYQNILEVGEKRKDMLEKSCKKFMLFREANELQQWIHEKESALTNEEVGADLEQVEVLQKKFDDFQKDLKANESRLKDINKVADDLESEGLITEEVQVVQHQELQGAMPRDEADNKGASPWKAVRTVVHSVATFNSIKELNERWRSLQQLAEERSQLLGSAHEVQRFHRDADETKEWIEEKNQALNTDSYGHDLASVQALQRKHEGFERDLAALGDKVNSLGETAERLIQSHPESAEDIQEKCTELNQAWNSLGKRADNRKEKLGDSHDLQRFLSDFRDLMSWINGIRGLVSSDELAKDVTGAEALLERHQEHRTEIDARAGTFQAFEQFGQQLLARGHYASPEIKEKLDILDQERASLEKAWVQRRMMLDQCLELQLFNRDCEQAENWMAAREAFLNSEDKGDSLDSVEALIKKHEDFDKAINVQEEKIAALQAFADQLITGDHYAKGDIAVRRNEVLDRWRRLKAQMIEKRSKLGESQTLQQFSRDVDEIEAWISEKLQTASDESYKDPTNIQSKHQKHQAFEAELHANADRIRGVIDMGNSLIERGACAGSEDAVKARLAALADQWQFLVHKSAEKSQKLKEANKQQNFNTGIKDFDFWLTEVEALLASEDYGKDLASVNNLLKKHQLLEADISAHEDRLKDLNGQADSLMTSSAFDTTLVKEKRDAINERFQRIKSMATARRSRLNESHRLHQFFRDLDDEESWIKEKKLLVGSDDYGRDLTGVQNLRKKHKRLEAELAAHEPAIQGVLDTGKKLSDDNTIGKDEIQQRLAQFVEHWKELKEQAAARGQRLEESLEYQQFVANVEEEEAWINEKMTLVASEDYGDTLAAIQGLLKKHEAFETDFTVHKDRVHDVCANGEDLIQKNNHHVDNITAKMQGLRGKVSELEKAAAQRKAKLDENSAFLQFNWKADVVESWIGEKENSLKTDDYGRDLSSVQTLLTKQETFDAGLQAFQQEGITNITALKDQLLAAKHVQSRAIESRHASLMKRWNQLLDNSAARKKKLLEAQEHYRKVEDLFLTFAKKASAFNSWFENAEEDLTDPVRCNSLEEIKALREAHDAFRNSLSSAQTDFNQLAELDRQIKGYRVASNPYTWFTMEALEETWRNLQKIIKERELELQKEQRRQEENDKLRQEFAQHANAFHQWIQETRTYLLDGSCMVEESGTLESQLEATKRKHQEIRAMRSQLKKIEDLGAAMEEALILDNKYTEHSTVGLAQQWDQLDQLGMRMQHNLEQQIQARNTTGVTEEALKEFSMMFKHFDKDKSGRLNHQEFKSCLRSLGYDLPMVEEGEPDPEFENILDIVDPNRDGHVSLQEYMAFMISRETENVKSSEEIESAFRALSTEQKPYVTKEELYQNLTREQADYCISHMKPYMDSKGRELPSSYDYVEFTRSLFVN, from the exons ATGGTGACGTCAGCGTTTCGGGCCCCGGCTATAAAAAGGGCAGGACCCCGCCGAAGCGCTCAGACGAAGATCCGGAGATTTGGAGTGAGGAAGCTGGAGTGCAAAACGCCCTCAGATCTG AAAATGGATTCCAGTGGGGTCAAAGTGTTGGAGACGGCGGAGGACATCCAGGACAGGCGTCAGCAGGTTCTGGACCGCTACTTGCGCTTCAAGGAGCTGTCCACCATCCGTCGGCAGAAACTCGAGGATTCCTACCGATTCCAGTTTTTCCAGCGAGACGCAGATGAGCTTGAGAAATGGATCCAGGAAAAACTCCAGATCGCATCCGACGAGAACTACAAGGATCCGACCAACCTCCAG GGGAAGCTGCAGAAACATCAGGCCTTTGAGGCAGAAGTACAGGCCAATGCCGGAGCCATCGTAAAACTGGacaatactggaaaccaaatgaTCGCCGAGTCCCACTTTGCATCTGAGACAATCAGG ACACGCCTGGTGGAGCTGCATCGTCTATGGGAGATGCTGCTGCTGAAAATGCAAGAGAAGGGGGTCAAGCTACAACAGGCACAGAAGCTGGTCCAGTACCTGCGCGAGTGTGAGGATGTTCTGGACTGGATCAATGACAAG GAGGCCATTGTGACATCTGAGGAGCTGGGACAAGACCTTGAGCATGTGGAGGTCCTGCAGAAAAAGTTTGAAGAGTTCCAGACTGACCTGGCAGCTCATGAAGAGCGGGTGAATGAAGTCAACCAGTTTGCCAGTAAATTGGTCCAG GAGGAACATCCAGAGCTGGAGCTTATCAAGACCAAACAAGATGAAGTCAATGCCAACTGGCAGCGCTTGAAGGGGCTGGCACTGCAGAGACAGGGGAAGTTGTTTGGAGCCGCAGAAGTCCAGCGATTTAACAG AGACGTAGATGAAACCATTGGCTGGATCAGAGAGAAGGAGCAGCTGATGGCATCCGATGACTTTGGCCGAGACTTGGCCAGTGTGCAGGCGCTTTTGCGTAAGCATGAGGGCCTGGAAAGAGACCTGGCAGCCCTAGAGGAGAAG GTGAAAGCTTTGCGCTCCGAATCTGATCGCCTGCAGGAGTCTCACCCTCAGAATGCGCCCCAAATCCAGGTGAAGGGAGAAGAGCTCCTTGCAAACTGGGAGCAGATCcgcacactggctgcagagcgtcACACACGCCTCAATGACTCCTACAA GTTGCAGAGGTTCCTTGCAGATTTTAGAGACCTGACTAGCTGGGTGACCGAAATGAAAGCCCTTATCAATGCTGATGAGCTCGCCAATGATGTGGCTGGAGCCGAGGCTCTTCTCGATAGACACCAAGAACATAAG GGTGAAATTGATGCTCACGAGGACAGCTTTAAAGCAGCCGATGCTGCAGGACAAGCTTTACTGAACGCCGGACACTACGCATCTGATGAAGTCCGAGAGAAG ATTACCATCTTGGCAGAGGAGAGAACTTCACTTTTAGAGCTGTGGGACCGGCGCAGGCAGCAGTACGAGCAGTGCATGGACCTCCAGCTATTCTACAGAGACACCGAACAAGTAGACAACTGGATGAGCAAGCAGGAG GCCTTCCTGTTGAATGAAGATTTGGGAGATTCTTTGGACAGCGTGGAAGCCCTTCTGAAGAAACATGAGGATTTTGAGAAATCTCTTAGTGCCCAAGAAGAAAAGATCACG GCTCTGGATGAATTTGCAACAAAGCTGATTCAGAATAACCACTATGCAATGGACGATGTTGCTGCACGCAGAGATGCG CTCCTAAATCGTCGCAATGCCCTGCATGAGCGAGCTCTATATCGCCGCACCCAGCTGGCGGACTCTTTCCACCTGCAGCAGTTCTTCAGGGACTCTGATGAGTTGAAGAGCTGGATCAACGAAAAGATGAAGACTGCCACTGATGAGGCCTACAAG GATCCATCCAATCTTCAGGGTAAGGTTCAGAAGCACCAGGCTTTTGAGGCCGAACTTTCTGCGAACCAAAGTCGCATTGATGCTCTGGAGAATTCCGGTCAGAAGTTAATTGATGTTAACCATTATGCGTCCGATGAGGTGGCGGCTCGTATGAATGAGGTGATTTCCTTGTGGAAGAAATTGCTGGAAGCCACAGATCGCAAAG GCATCAAACTGCGAGAAGCCAACCAGCAGCAACAGTTTAACCGAAATGTGGAGGATATTGAGCTCTGGCTGTATGAGGTGGAGGGACACCTGGCATCTGATGACTATGGCAAGGACCTGACCAACGTGCAGAACCTTCAGAAGAAGCATGCTCTGCTGGAGGCTGATGTGGCCGCTCACCAG GACCGCATTGATGGCATCACCATCCAGGCACGCCAGTTCCAGGATGCCGGCCATTTTGATGCAGACAACATCAAGAAGAAACAAGAGGCTTTGGTTGCGAGATATGATGCTTTGAAAGATCCCATGGTGGCTCGCAAGGAGAAGCTCTCAGACTCCCTGCGCCTGCAGCAGCTTTTCCGTGATATTGAGGATGAGGAAACCTGGATAAGAGAAAAAGAGCCGATTGCAGCCTCTACCAACAGGG GTAAGGACTTAATCGGTGTCCAGAACCTCCTGAAGAAGCACCAAGCCCTGCAGGCGGAGATCGCGGGGCATGAACCTCGCATTAAGGCCGTCACCCAGAAGGGAAATAACATGATCACAGAAG GACACTTTGCAGCTGATGAAGTGAAGGTGAAGCTGAAGGAGCTCAATGACAAGTGGCAGTCCCTGAGAAATAAGGCCTCTCAGCGCAGACAGGACCTGGAAGACTCCCTGCAGGCTCAGCAGTACTTTGCTGATGCTAATGAAGCCGAGTCCTGGATGAGGGAGAAGGAACCTATTGTTGGTAGCACAGATTACGGCAAGGATGAAGATTCTGCTGAG GCTCTACTGAAGAAACATGAGGCGCTGATGTCCGATCTGCGAGCCTACGGGAGCAGCATTCAAGGTCTGAGGGAGCAGGCCCAGTCTTGCAGG CAACAAGTGGCACCGACAGATGATGAGACTGGGAAGGAGTTGGTTCTGGCTCTGTATGATTATCAGGAGAAGAGTCCACGGGAGGTGACTATGAAGAAGGGAGACATCCTGACTCTGCTGAATAGCACTAACAAG GACTGGTGGAAAGTGGAAGTGAATGATCGTCAGGGTTTTGTACCCGCTGCGTATGTGAAGAAGCTGGATCCGGCACAGTCTGCTTCTCGGGAGAACTTACTGGATGAACAGGGAAGCATTGCCCTGCGTCAGGAGCAGATTGATGGCCA GACTCTTGTGCCTAAGGAAGCGGGCAGTGTGTCTCTGCGTATGAATCAGGTTGCAGAACT ATACCAGAACATATTGGAAGTGGGAGAGAAGCGCAAAGACATGCTGGAGAAGAGTTGTAAGAAGTTCATGTTGTTCCGCGAGGCGAATGAGCTGCAGCAATGGATTCATGAGAAGGAGTCTGCACTCACCAATGAGGAGGTCGGGGCCGACCTGGAGCAGGTGGAGGTGTTACAGAAGAAGTTTGATGATTTCCAGAAG GATCTGAAAGCGAACGAATCCCGTCTGAAGGATATCAACAAGGTTGCGGATGACCTTGAGTCTGAAGGACTGATAACTGAAGAAGTGCAGGTTGTACAGCATCAG GAGTTGCAGGGTGCCATGCCAAGA GATGAAGCAGATAATAAAGGAGCCTCTCCATGGAAG GCTGTGAGGACTGTTGTGCACTCTGTGGCCACCTTTAACTCCATCAAG GAACTGAATGAGCGCTGGCGGTCCCTGCAGCAGCTGGCAGAGGAGAGGAGCCAACTGCTGGGCAGTGCCCACGAGGTGCAGCGATTCCACAG GGATGCTGATGAGACCAAGGAATGGATTGAGGAGAAGAACCAGGCTCTGAACACAGACAGCTATGGGCATGATTTGGCCAGTGTGCAGGCTCTGCAGCGTAAACATGAGGGATTCGAGAGAGACCTGGCCGCGCTGGGTGATAAG GTGAACTCCCTTGGAGAGACCGCCGAGCGCCTGATCCAGTCCCACCCGGAGTCCGCTGAGGACATTCAAGAGAAATGCACAGAGCTCAACCAAGCCTGGAACAGCCTGGGCAAGCGTGCCGACAACCGTAAGGAGAAGCTGGGAGACTCTCATGACTTGCAGCGCTTCCTCAGTGACTTCAG GGACCTCATGTCTTGGATTAATGGAATCCGTGGCTTGGTATCATCGGATGAACTTGCTAAAGATGTGACTGGAGCTGAAGCTCTGCTGGAGAGACACCAG GAACACCGTACCGAGATTGATGCCAGAGCTGGCACCTTCCAGGCGTTTGAGCAGTTTGGTCAGCAGCTTCTGGCAAGAGGCCATTATGCCAGCCCTGAAATCAAAGAGAAGCTGGACATCCTGGACCAGGAACGGGCCAGCCTAGAGAAGGCCTGGGTGCAGCGCCGCATGATGCTGGATCAGTGCTTAGAACTTCAG CTGTTTAACAGAGATTGTGAACAGGCCGAGAACTGGATGGCGGCACGTGAAGCCTTCCTCAACAGCGAAGATAAAGGCGATTCTCTGGACAGTGTGGAGGCGCTCATCAAGAAACATGAGGACTTTGACAAAGCCATCAATGTGCAG GAAGAGAAGATTGCCGCTCTGCAGGCCTTTGCCGATCAGTTAATAACTGGAGACCATTACGCCAAGGGGGATATTGCTGTCCGCCGCAATGAGGTTTTGGACAG GTGGCGCCGTTTGAAGGCTCAGATGATCGAGAAGAGATCCAAACTTGGTGAATCTCAGACTCTGCAGCAGTTCAGCAGAGACGTGGATGAGATAGAAGCCTGGATCAGCGAGAAGCTGCAGACCGCCAGCGACGAGTCCTATAAAGATCCCACCAACATCCAG AGCAAACACCAGAAGCACCAGGCCTTTGAGGCAGAACTTCACGCCAATGCAGACCGTATCCGCGGTGTCATCGATATGGGCAACTCCCTCATCGAACGTGGCGCCTGTGCGGGCAGTGAAGATGCAGTGAAG GCCCGTTTGGCAGCACTCGCCGATCAGtggcaatttttggtgcacaaatctGCAGAGAAGAGCCAGAAACTGAAGGAGGCCAACAAACAGCAGAACTTCAACACTGGCATCAAAGACTTTGACTTCTGGCTCACAGAG GTGGAGGCCTTGCTCGCCTCTGAGGACTATGGAAAGGACTTAGCATCCGTCAATAACCTGCTGAAGAAACACCAGCTACTGGAAGCCGACATCTCTGCCCACGAG GATCGTCTGAAGGATCTGAATGGACAGGCTGACAGCCTGATGACCAGCAGCGCCTTCGATACAACCCTAGTGAAGGAGAAGCGTGATGCCATCAACGAACGCTTCCAACGCATCAAAAGTATGGCCACTGCCCGCCGCAGCCGGCTGAACGAGTCCCATCGTCTTCATCAGTTCTTCAGGGACCTCGATGATGAGGAATCCTGGATCAA GGAAAAGAAGCTGCTGGTTGGGTCCGATGACTACGGCCGAGATCTCACCGGCGTCCAGAACCTGAGGAAGAAGCACAAGAGGCTGGAAGCAGAACTGGCTGCCCATGAGCCGGCCATCCAG GGTGTGCTGGACACCGGGAAGAAGCTCTCTGATGACAATACTATTGGAAAGGATGAGATTCAGCAGAGGCTGGCTCAGTTTGTGGAGCACTGGAAGGAACTGAAGGAACAGGCGGCAGCCAG GGGTCAGCGGCTGGAAGAGTCTCTAGAATATCAGCAGTTTGTTGCCAACGTGGAAGAAGAAGAAGCCTGGATTAATGAGAAGATGACTCTTGTGGCCAGTGAAGACTATGGTGATACTCTGGCTGCCATACAG GGTCTGCTGAAAAAACATGAGGCATTTGAGACTGACTTCACCGTCCACAAGGACAGAGTTCATGATGTCTGTGCCAACGGTGAAGACCTCATCCAGAAG AACAATCATCATGTGGATAATATAACGGCAAAGATGCAAGGCCTCCGCGGAAAAGTGTCCGAACTTGAGAAGGCGGCAGCTCAACGCAAGGCTAAGCTTGACGAGAATTCTGCCTTCCTGCAGTTCAACTGGAAAGCGGATGTGGTCGAGTCCTGGATCG GAGAGAAGGAGAACAGTCTGAAGACTGATGACTATGGCAGAGACCTGTCGTCCGTGCAGACGCTGCTCACTAAGCAG GAAACCTTTGACGCCGGACTCCAGGCATTCCAGCAGGAGGGAATCACCAACATCACCGCACTCAAAGACCAGCTACTAGCGGCCAAACATGTACAATCCAGAGCCATTGAGAGCCGCCATGCCTCCCTCATGAAGAGGTGGAACCAGCTGCTGGACAACTCTGCTGCCCGCAAGAAGAAGCTTCTAGAGGCTCAAGAGCATTACCGAAAG GTGGAAGATTTGTTCCTAACATTCGCAAAGAAGGCTTCCGCTTTCAACAGCTGGTTTGAGAATGCGGAGGAGGACCTTACTGACCCAGTCCGCTGTAATTCCCTGGAAGAAATCAAGGCGCTGCGCGAGGCACACGACGCATTCCGAAACTCCCTCAGCTCCGCGCAGACAGATTTCAACCAACTGGCCGAACTGGACCGACAGATCAAGGGCTACCGCGTGGCATCCAATCCTTACACTTGGTTCACCATGGAGGCTCTGGAGGAGACCTGGCGCAACCTGCAGAAGATCATAAAG GAACGTGAACTGGAGCTGCAAAAAGAGCAGAGAAGGCAGGAGGAAAATGACAAACTGCGGCAGGAATTTGCCCAACATGCCAATGCATTCCACCAATGGATCCaggagaccag GACCTACCTACTGGACGG